The Anaerotignum faecicola sequence TGGTGGAGCAGAAGCCGTATCAGAAGGATTTAGAGGGACGCCTCGATTATGCGGGAGCTGCGGCGTTCGGAACAGAAGTTACCTATCAGTTTCCGCTTAACAAGGGAACTGCGGATGACCGGTTATACAGCCGGTTCGTGGCAGCGGTCTGGGATGGAACAAAATATATCGAAGTCAGCGAGCCGCATTATATAACAAATCCCGAGGCGGTAGCGTCCAACACGGCTGAATTTAATGATCCGCTGACGAAAAAAGGGCTTAATATCGAACTTAATATGCTTGCG is a genomic window containing:
- a CDS encoding DUF5722 domain-containing protein, with the protein product VEQKPYQKDLEGRLDYAGAAAFGTEVTYQFPLNKGTADDRLYSRFVAAVWDGTKYIEVSEPHYITNPEAVASNTAEFNDPLTKKGLNIELNMLADAFELGVKHVGTNIAFHQILGQGIDYQYDGKTYHFDKRVIEDYDRTISALSGKGMTVTAIILNG